The genomic region CCAAACAGCAACTTTGATCTTGACGGTGAGTAGCAATTTGTTAAAAACTAAGCGTAAAAAGTCAAAACGGAATCTGTAACTACACGAATGTCTATTCCTTAAAGGAAACATGCAGCAAAAAAAAGTCAAAACGGAATCTGTAACTACACGAATGTCTATTCCTTAAAGGGAACATGCAGCAAAAAAAAGTCAAAACGGAATCTGTAACTACACGAATGTCTATTCCTTAAAGGGAACATGCAgcaaaacgcttataaaaattgGGAGTTTTGGATTGCCCAGTAAACACCCGAGCTGGCTGAATCCTGTGCTTGGCCATTAGTTTATGGGCGGCAAAAACACAGCCTGCTTTTGAGATACCACAAAGTGTCCTGAAGCGTGCAACAATTTGCTTCAGCTTTAACAGTCGGTTCTTTTGCAGAGCAAATTTGTTGCCATTCCAAACTGGATGTTCCAGGAAATTAAACATTTATTAAATATGGATCCTAACCAAGGGCGATATGCTTTATTTGCCCGAGGACAAGTGATATTGCCCAAGGCACAGCGGATGGCAAAATAATTTCCGACACAAATATCATTCTTAAGATGCCGCTACAGTTGTAATCACAATAAAGATTTTTTTGACAGTCAAATACCGCCTTCTTCATTCTGTTGGATCCCTGAGatcttcttttttcttcttcagtgtttacACTAGGCCAGGCGTGTTATTCGccaaggagtattcctcctcctcCAAGGTGCATAAGTGTTTTTACCAGCTATCACGGTTAGGTGTCAGTTGCGTTTATTGACCGTGTGACTCGTCTTCTGTCAGACGAAAGGTCGCATGGAACTGAAGGGTTGAATTGCCAGAGCTACCAACTCCACAGGATACAACACGAAGACTCGACTGGTGCGACAAGAATTCAAcaatcaaaattgaaataattgtAAATATTATCATTCTTTTCAGAGAACTGGTCAGACAACTCAAGCCCTTACTACTGATGACGGACAGAAATATGGACAATTTTGATTGGTTGGTTTTCGGATGGAACAAGCTTTACATTGGGAGACACGAGACAGATAAATGGACTGATTCGGGCAGATAAAGAGAAAATCTTGTTTGTACAATCGATTGGGTcgtattcaaaatgttcaataaCTTCAAGGATTTCAAACAAATAGATTCTTGCATGCTTACTTTGCGTGATTGGATCtgtgaaatatttgaatttcaCTTCGTGCCAAGACAAATTTATGTTCAAATTCGTTGTTGTATAGGGTAGACAAGTGCACATTTTGATGCCGACGGGTATAACCGATTCAAAAATACCCAATTTGCCTTGAAATACCCTGCGTGAAAAATGACTATGATCAATGGGCTAAACTTCTGGAAGGTTTAGCTCTGGTTCTTCATACACAGTGGTCTTTCACAAGAAAAGAAACTAGTATCACTAACTATAGCATGTCAGTTAATTTCAATTAATATTATTTACTTGGGAATGATCCAGTCTCTTGAAAATGAATCTAACTGAATCTGAATGTTTTTAGCACCGATACAGTCACAGTTACCAAGGTGATATCTACAGAACCAGTTGAAGCGAATATGTATCATTTCATGGCCCTGATTATTCTTCTTTTTCCCTCAATTTTCCAAAGATGAACGAACACAGAATAAGCTAACATTTAATTAATGAAAGTATTTAGCATATCGTATTATATTCAGAAAGATTGACATCtgaattttttaaagttttctgactttttaaaatttttgcaaACCAACAGAACTCAGGAACTTGAAAAAAAGATTCACTTGGTTGTGATAATGGAACTAGGCGTAGCGAAAACAGCGACAGCGCTAATGGATTATCAGATATCATCTCACTTTCAGCGCCCATTTGGTAAGAAAAAAGTTGCTAATAACACAGTGCACCCAAATTATATGATTTCTTTATTTTCCGTTTTGTGAAATATAATGTTATTGCCATACCCTCGTACCTCTCATAATCGGAAAGGACTGCAGCAAATGAGCGATAAAAACACACTTGTCTGCATATAAAACCTGgatttgatatttattgcaAGTCCCAGTGACAATGCTTTATTGTTCACGGCACCTACGACGACCCCAACAAATGCGAGATATTCTGTCTTTTGACATTTATCACCGCAACTAACTGTAACAAAAATTTTGTTGGTGCTGAGAAATTAGCATCCTTGACAGATACCCAACTAACATACATGCATGTCTCATTATTTCTTCATCTTTTTTTTTCTCGTTGGTGAGAACGGGGCTTGCGGCACAGTCTGTTCCTACCCAAAAAGCCAAATGAGTTTTTACCAAAATAAAAAACCCAATTTGAAGTAAGGGGATAGTGCCAAAAAGAAGAAGGTTATTGGATTTACAATAGGGATGGGGTGCTTTAGGCGAAAGAGGTTTAGAATGAGAAGACGCCCACGTGTTGAGCGTAATGTCGTGATGATCAGTTTGGATTGGAAGAGTGTTGTAAAATAACTTATTGAAATAAATGATTGAAAATAAAACTTGTTTctttaaattttttcaaaggtcACGGTAAGGTAAAATCTAGAACTGCCAATAGTTCCCAAACCTCGGGCTGTTTTGAATATCCACAGTAGATTAGAGCTCTTAGACCTGGGACAAAATCATTCGATTCTTTTCTACTAATACATCTGTGACAAGGACAGAAATACGATCCGTCACGTCCGACCACAAACTTCAACGAGTTGTGTTTTTTTCACCTGAGGTCTAGCGTCCTTACTGTTCTCTGAATCAGAGAGCACCAGAGACACCTATCTGTAGCAAGGGAATCAAGCCAGGAGCAGCTGGACCCGAGGACAGAAAAAAGTAATTTGTCACATCCTACCTTCGTTTGCTGATGACCTTTGGAAGACGTTGTCCGGTGTACCGACTATAGTTGGCTCTACCATGCTCAGGATGACTTCGCGATAATGCACCTTTTCCAAAGAATCCCTAAAATTATCGCATTTATAAAAAGTAGACAATTTAGTCAGAGGACAGGACAATTTAGAAGTTGTGTCCTCCAGACAATGAGTCTCCAACTCCAAGGGTGTGATCTCAGGAATGTGTCTTTGGTTAGAGACAGAAGAATTTGGAGGTTGTGACCTATGAATGATAGTCTCAAAGGGATAATCCCAGCAATGCGTCTTTCTTCAGAGGACAGGACAATTTTGAGGTTGTGTCCAATATAATAGAAGAGTAGTCTCTTGTCTCTTTAATTTTGAGAAAGGGAGACCAGGctctgttgccatggcaaccaaaAGACGAAACCTCAATACTAAACCCTGTCTTACTGTCTTACCATTTTATGCAGCCACTCCATGTCGCCACTGTGCGTAACATAGACTTGACCATCACGGAAGTAGCCTGTGTAAACAGGCCATTTTCCCCAACAGTTTGGTTGCTTAGTGATGGTTTCTAAGGTTACAGGAAGTGGTGGGTCACAGCAACGAGGGGCAAATCTCTTCCTATGAGCACTGGCAGTCAAGAGGTCAGCCATCCTAGATGGAATAAGAAAATATGGTAATTTTGGTGAGGTGGTTGGGTGGTGTGGTATACCGATTGGCTAGACGTTGTATGCCGAGTGGGCAGCCATTGTGTAGTGAGAGCTCGGAAATAAAATCATTCGTTTCATGTGTTACTACATTCGATTTCCTGAGTTATGATTAGCGAAGATGGTAAAACTGGCGACGAGGACTTTGGGACCCTGCTGGGTAATAGTTGAAGTGCTGCAATACGTTTAGAAAGTTAGATAGACCGGCGGTTTTCTCCGGTGGGCTGCTGCGTACTACATACATGCTACTGACTGTATATGCTGTGCATACTCTACGAGGACACTGTTCGTTTCGGTACTGCTGCTGTACTTGCTGTACTGCTTACGATGGCTGCTGCGAGTGCCCTAATCGGGTCAGTTGGACCTTATAACGAAACCGAGGACTTTGAAACGTATTTGGAACGGGTGAATTTGTTCTTTGATGCCAATGCTGTGGCAAATGAGAAAAAGGTTGCGGCGTTGCTGACTCTTATTGGCCCTAAACCATATGCTGTTTTACGCTCTCTGGTGGCCCCAGATAACCCTAAGGACAAAACATTTGCCCAAAATGTTAACTCGCTGAAGGCACACTACTGTCCAAAGCCGTTGGCGATAGTGGAGAGGTTTCGTTTCATGAAACGATTACAAGCAGAAGGCGAGTCGATTAAATCGTATAAGGCAGAGTTACAACGCCTTAGCACGCACTGTGCATTCGGAGGGTCATTGCATGAAAGGCTGAGAGACCAGTTTGTGGTTGGTCTTAAAAATGAGTCGATACAGAGGAAGCTACTGACTGAACGAGACTTGTCATTTGCGAGAGCTGTTGAAATTGCTCTGGCAACAGAAACGGCATCGAAAGATGCTAAAGAGTTATCTAAAGCTAGTAGTGCATCTAGTAGTGGTACTGGTAATTCTGTACAATTTGTGAAGAAACAAAGTCAACGCAAACACGGTGGAAGTGCCGCTAGTGCTAATAGTAAAACTGATACCAAGTATCAAGGTCGTTCCACTTACTGTTTCCGGAGTGGTGACAAGTCACATAAAGCGGACCGATGTGCACATAAGAACACAGAATGCAATTTTTGTGGAAAGCGCGGACATTTGCGAAAAGTTTGCCTGACTGAGAAAAAGGGTAAACCACCTCCGGCTCAGCCAAAGCCAACCGGTAAGGGGGTCCATCTGGTGAACTCTGCAGAAACTCATGCAGATGAGGGATATGAACTGTTTGATTTGTATCATATGAAAACTACAGGGAGTGCGTCCGCATTTGTTACGAAGATGACCGTTAACGATCGTCAGTTGTCGATGGAAATCGACACTGGAGCCGCTGTTACATTGATGAGTGAGAAAACATTTGTCAAGGAGTTTGGGAACATTGCATGTTTAAAACCGTCAAGGTGTAGGTTGCGCACTTACACGGGCGAACCGCTGCCAGCTATAGGTAGGCTTGATGTGAAAGTCTCATATCAAGGAACATGTTATGATTTACCATTACTAGTCGTTAGGGGTGCTGGTCCAACGTTACTAGGCCGTGATTGGCTGTCTGTGATTCGTCTAGACTGGAAACAAGTGTACCGTGCTGATTCAGAACAGGAGGATGGTGTGCATAGGATTACTTTGGATTCTGTACTAAGTAAATACCCTGACATAGGAGACGGTCAGCTTGGCAAGGTCAAGGGCGTCAAGGGCAAGTTTTACATTGATCCTGACGTTAAACCAAAATTCTTTAAACCGCGTAGTGTAGCTTATGCGATTACAGATAAAGTTGAGACGGAGATTGATCGTTTGCGTTCCGAGAGTATACTGACTCCGGTCAAATTTGCTGACTGGGCGGCACCCATTGTTCCTGTTATGAAAGCAGATAAGAAAACTGTCCGAATCTGTGGTGACTTTAAACTTACGGTGAACAAAGCTGCGAGGGTAGAGAAATACCCAATGCCAAAGGTCGAAGACCTGTACGCTAAGTTGGCTGGGGGCAAAAAGTTTACTAAGCTTGATCTTAAGAATGCGTACCTACAGATTGAGTTAGAGGAAGAGTCGAAAAAGTACACTACAATAAATACCTCAAAGGGTTTGTTTCAATACAACCGCCTACCGTTTGGGGTTAGTTCCGCTCCCGCCATTTTTCAAAGGATCATAGATTCCATTCTCAGTGGTCTCCCCTACGTCGTTGCGAGGATGGACGATGTGCTAATTTCAGGTGCATCTGATGAGGAGCATCTGGAAATTCTGGATGAGGTGCTGCGCCGACTCCATGAAGCAGGGATTAAGCTTAACATGGAGAAATGCAAATTTCTGGCGGATAGCGTCATTTACCTTGGGTACAAGATTGATGCAGAGGGTATCCACCCGGTCGAGGAGAAGGTTCGTGCAATAGCTCAAGCTCCAACACCGATGGACGTTAAGGAGTTACGGTCTTACTTAGGTTGTTTGAACTATTATGCAAAGTTCTTACCGAACTTATCGATGGTTTTGGCTCCGCTgcatgaactgcttgtgaaaaATGTGCTTTTTCACTGGGGTTCTGAGCAGGAGTCAGCGTTTAGGCAATCTAAGGACTTACTACAGTCTTCACAGGTCCTGGTCCACTACGATCCGACCAAAGACATTGTACTGTCATGTGATGCCTCGCCAAAAGGTATCGGAGCTGTGGTTTCTCACCGTTTTGAAAATGGTGACGAGCGTCCCATTTGTTTTGCTTCGAGGACACTCACGTCTGCTGAGCGTAACTATTCTCAGTTGGAGAAAGAAGCGTTATCGATTGTGTGGGGGGTGAAAAAGTTTCATTCCTATTTATACGGACATGAGTTTGTTatttacaatgaccataagccgCTAGAATATTTACTTAGTGAGAACAAGCCTGTTCCACCTTTGGCTTCTGCGAGAATTCAACGTTGGGCTCTAACTCTTGGTGCGTATCAGTATGTTTTAAAATACAAACCGGGTTCACAAATGTGTGCTGCTGATGCCATGAGTAGATTGCCGTTGTCTGATTCTGCTATCGAAGTGCCGTTGCCTGCTGAAACTATTTGTCTTCTGGAGTTTATGGACACTTCACCGATTGACGTTGAGCTGATCAAGTATCTCACAGGTCGCGATCCAGTGTTGTCTCGGGTGCGTCGATTTGTTAGTGCTGGTTGGCCGGGA from Lineus longissimus chromosome 19, tnLinLong1.2, whole genome shotgun sequence harbors:
- the LOC135503398 gene encoding uncharacterized protein K02A2.6-like, which translates into the protein MAAASALIGSVGPYNETEDFETYLERVNLFFDANAVANEKKVAALLTLIGPKPYAVLRSLVAPDNPKDKTFAQNVNSLKAHYCPKPLAIVERFRFMKRLQAEGESIKSYKAELQRLSTHCAFGGSLHERLRDQFVVGLKNESIQRKLLTERDLSFARAVEIALATETASKDAKELSKASSASSSGTGNSVQFVKKQSQRKHGGSAASANSKTDTKYQGRSTYCFRSGDKSHKADRCAHKNTECNFCGKRGHLRKVCLTEKKGKPPPAQPKPTGKGVHLVNSAETHADEGYELFDLYHMKTTGSASAFVTKMTVNDRQLSMEIDTGAAVTLMSEKTFVKEFGNIACLKPSRCRLRTYTGEPLPAIGRLDVKVSYQGTCYDLPLLVVRGAGPTLLGRDWLSVIRLDWKQVYRADSEQEDGVHRITLDSVLSKYPDIGDGQLGKVKGVKGKFYIDPDVKPKFFKPRSVAYAITDKVETEIDRLRSESILTPVKFADWAAPIVPVMKADKKTVRICGDFKLTVNKAARVEKYPMPKVEDLYAKLAGGKKFTKLDLKNAYLQIELEEESKKYTTINTSKGLFQYNRLPFGVSSAPAIFQRIIDSILSGLPYVVARMDDVLISGASDEEHLEILDEVLRRLHEAGIKLNMEKCKFLADSVIYLGYKIDAEGIHPVEEKVRAIAQAPTPMDVKELRSYLGCLNYYAKFLPNLSMVLAPLHELLVKNVLFHWGSEQESAFRQSKDLLQSSQVLVHYDPTKDIVLSCDASPKGIGAVVSHRFENGDERPICFASRTLTSAERNYSQLEKEALSIVWGVKKFHSYLYGHEFVIYNDHKPLEYLLSENKPVPPLASARIQRWALTLGAYQYVLKYKPGSQMCAADAMSRLPLSDSAIEVPLPAETICLLEFMDTSPIDVELIKYLTGRDPVLSRVRRFVSAGWPGKVEEELRPYFTRKLELSVEGGCILWGARVIVPKAARNRVLGVIHEAHPGIVRMKTFARHYVWWPCLDKDLEDKVKHCEACQVRRHAPAKALLHPWEYPSRPWSRLHIDYAGPYKGKMLLIIVDAYTKWIEVHVMNSSTAELTVEKLRTTFAMFGIPDTIVSDNGTNFVSEVFQTFMSRNGVKHIKVAPKHPASNGLAERAVQSVKEGIDKLVSGSIETKMARFLFKYRSTPHATTGRTPAEMMFNRQIKTHLDLLHPDVRATVGEKQGKQKLYHDTHAKERNFEVGDKVYVTNFSSGPCWLKGVITERTGPLSFVVELVDGRMVRRHVDHIRKRYVQEQVDIGPELPTVGLPATGAECDTNIVPQPSVPVVSEVPNVTSSSLNTPVQDSAPPVAEDKKSGGNVESAKGVIPRSPVVTQPPEPIRRSQRVRKAPERLDL